One window from the genome of Diabrotica virgifera virgifera chromosome 6, PGI_DIABVI_V3a encodes:
- the LOC126886498 gene encoding zinc finger protein 227-like, translating to MKMMEILAEHSYHKDPGYLQDENKMEVMQNLMQDSSYKGNDISQDTEKNTLNKNMNIGTRKRRYKCEICFKQFSRACILKIHLRKHTGLKPYKCGICFKQFSQNVNLKNHLRVHTGEKPYKCEICFKQFTTPSHLKPHLRVHTGEKPYKCEICFKQFSEAGSLKRHLRASTRETPYKCEICFKQFSQACDLKTHLRVHTGEKPYKCEICFKQFTLHYLLKIHMRIHTGEKPYKCGICFKQFTTATNLKRHMRLHTGGKPYKCQICFKQFSETGSLKKHLRVHTGERSYKCEICFKQFSYTCCLKVHLRVHTGKKPYNCEICFKQFSERGNLKRHLRVHTGLKPYNCEICCKQFSNASHLKTHLRVHTGLKPYKCGICFKKFSQAGTLKNHLSVHTGEKPYKCEICFKQFSEKGSLKKHLRAHTGETPYKCEICFKQFNQAGSLKTHLRVHTGEKSYKCEICFKQFSHAGTLKVHVRVHTGEKPYKCEICFKQFSEGGNLKRHLRLHTGETPYKS from the coding sequence GTTATCTGCAGGATGAAAACAAAATGGAAGTTATGCAAAATCTCATGCAAGATTCATCTTACAAAGGAAACGACATCAGCCAAGACACTgaaaaaaacacattaaacaaaAATATGAATATTGGGACTAGAAAAAGACgatataaatgtgaaatttgtttcaagcaattTAGTAGAGCATGTATTTTGAAAATACATTTAAGAAAGCACACTGGGttaaaaccgtacaagtgtggaatttgttttaagcaatttagtcaaaatgtaaatttaaaaaatcatttgagagtacacactggagaaaaaccatacaagtgtgagatttgttttaagcagtttactacaCCAAGTCACTTGAAaccacatttgagagtgcatactggggaaaaaccatacaagtgtgagatttgttttaagcagtttagtgaagcaggaagtttgaaaagacatttaagaGCGTCTACCAGAGAaacaccttacaagtgtgaaatttgttttaagcagtttagtcaggCATGTGATTTGAAAACACATCtaagagtgcatactggagaaaaaccatacaagtgtgaaatttgttttaagcagtttacacTTCACTATTTGTTGAAAATACATATGAGAAtacatactggtgaaaaaccatacaagtgtggaatttgttttaagcagtttactacaGCAACTAATTTGAAACGACATATGCGATTACACACTGGAGGTAAACCTTACAAGTGTcaaatctgttttaagcagtttagcgAAACAGGTTCcttaaaaaaacatttgagagtgcacactggagaaagatcttacaagtgtgaaatctgttttaagcagtttagttaCACATGTTGTTTAAAAGTGCATTTAAGAGTACACACTGGAAAAAAACCATAcaactgtgaaatttgtttcaagcaattTAGTGAAAGAGGAAATTTGAAGAGACATTTGAGGGTGCATACAGGGTTAAAACCATACAACTGTGAAATTTGTTGTAAGCAATTTAGTAATGCAagtcatttgaaaacacatttgagagtgcacactgggttaaaaccatacaagtgtggaatttgttttaagaaatttagtCAAGCtggaactttgaaaaatcatttaagtgtacacactggagaaaaaccatacaagtgtgaaatttgttttaagcagtttagtgaaaaaggtagtttaaaaaaacatttaagaGCGCATACCGGAGAAACAccctacaagtgtgaaatttgttttaagcagtttaatcAGGCAGGTAGTTTGAAAACACATctaagagtgcacactggagaaaaatcttacaagtgtgaaatctgttttaagcagtttagtcacgCAGGTACTTTAAAAGTGCATGtaagagtacacactggagaaaaaccatacaagtgtgaaatttgttttaagcaatttagtgaaggaGGTAATTTAAAAAGGCATTTAAGATTGCATACTGGAGAAACACCTTACAAGTCGTAA